Genomic DNA from Microbacterium neungamense:
GACCGGCGCGCCGCCCGCCGGGGCAAACGTCACCGCACCGCCGTCCGGCACGATGATTCCGGCCAGAACGTGCAACAGCGTCGTCTTCCCCGACCCGGAGGCGCCCATGATCGCCACGGACTCGCCGCGCGCGACGATGACATCGACGCCGCCGAGCGCGCGGGTGGGGCCGTAGCTCTTCCGAAGGGATCGTGCATGCAGGACGGTGTCGTTCATACCTCCAGCGTCCTCCGGGCCCCCGATCCGGGTCATCGCACCAGCGGATGATCCCGGACCGGAGGCGTCATCCCCGGGGATGACTCCGGTGCGGCTCGACGACCGCGCCGTTTCAGGACAGGCGCTTCTGCCAGGCGCCGGTATAGGAGACCGGCACGAAGCCCAGCGCCTCGTTGATGTCCAGCATCGGGCGGTTCTCCTCCGCGTTGAAGGTGGACACCTTCGGCGACGCCGGGGCGATCGAGCGCCAGCGCAGCAGGTTTGCGCACTTCACGATGGTGCCGAGCCGGTGCCCGCGATGCTCCTTGCGCACCAGGGTGCCGAACTGGTGGGTGACGCCGGTGAGGTCGGGGCCGATCACGAGCTCGTTGTAGGCCACGAGCGCGCTGGTCGGGACGTGCTGCACGGCCGCGACCGACACCGTCTGGCCGCTGTCGGCGAACCGGCGGTCGCGGCGGCGGACGCGCGCCGCATCCCAGCGCTCCTCGTCGATGGCGAGATCGCCGCTGGGCACATCGGTGGCCAGCCGCGACAGCACCTGGGCGTACCCGTCCTGGTGCTCGGGCGGCGTGGGCAGGGTCCAGGCGACCACGCGGTAGTCCGGCCCGGCGGATGCCAGGGCGGATGCCAGACGCTTCTCCAATCCGGCGGTGTCGCCCTGCAGATCGAACTCGCTGTTGCGTTCCACCTGCTCGAGCCGGTACCCGGCGCTCTCCAGCGTCTCGCTCAGTTCGGTGGCGGCGACCCGTCCCCAGCCGGTCGCAGGGATCAGCGTTCGATCGGCCGAGCCCGGTCGGTGCAGCGTCCACGTCTGCAGGCTTGTGCGCCCGCGGCGCCGAGCCTCGTCCTCGAGGGCGGCCAGAAGCGCGGCGGCGGCACGCGGGCCCCACGCCGTACTCCAGGCGTCCGGCTCGATCAGCACGTCGGACTCGCCCGTGGTGGACCCGTCCTCCTGGGCGAGGGTCATGCTGGCGACCCCGACCAGTCGTCCCTGCCGGCGGGCGACGAAGCCCAGCTGCAGCCGGTCCGTCGCGTCCAGCCAGTCCGGCAGCATCTCCTGAGCGCTGGGCGCCAGCTCCGGAAGGCCGGCGTCGTGGGCGCACACGCGGCGGTTCAGCTCCGCGTAGGCGAGGAAGTCGGCGGCGTCGGCGGCGTCCAGCGCCGCCGGGACGGTCAGCGGCGCGATCGTGAGCTCCTCGGCGAGCGTGGTCATGTCAGTTCCTTCTTCCAGGCGCCTTCGTAGGCGATCGGGGTGAAGCCGATGGCTTCGTTGATGGAGAGCATGGGCCGGTTCTCCTCGGCGTTGGCGGTGATCACGTACGGCGACTCCGGGAAGCGCTCGCGCCAGGTCAACAGGCCGGCGGTCTTCACGAGCATTCCCAGCCGGCGGCTGCGGTGCTCGGCGAGCACGAGGGTGTCCTCCTGCTGCGTGGCGGTGGTGTGGTCGGCGGTGATGGCGAGCTCGTTGAACGCGCACAGACGACCCGTCGCCACCTCCTCGGCGGCGGTCACGAGCACCGAGGAGCCGCGGACCGCGTACAGGTCGTCGTGCCGGCGCACGCGGTCGGCGTCCCACGCCTCGGCCGGCATGTCCAGATCCGCATCCGGCACGTCGGTGGACATGCGCGACTTTAACAGCGCGTAGCCGTCGAGCCGTGCCGGCGGTGTCGGAAGCATCCACTGCACGATGCCGTATCCGGGCGCGTGGGAGCGCGCCTCGTCCAGGAGCCGCTGCAGGTGCGCGACGCTGTCGCCGGTCCAGATGAAGCGGCTGATCCGCTCGACCTGCTCCAGTCGGTAGCCGTGCCGCAGCAGGAACCGGGCCGCGTGGTCGTGGGGTACCGATCCGTACCCGGTGGGCGACGGGAGACGGTCGACGTCCGCCCCGGCGGTCTCGGCGTGCTCGGTCCAGTTCAGCAGCCTCCGGACCCCGGCGGCGCGCAGCTCCGCTTCGACGTGCGCGAGGACGGCGCCGCCGATGCCCTGATCCCAGACCCGGCGGAGGAGGGCGATGCCGATCATGCCGGTGTCGCCGCCGTCGTCCAGCAGGATCGTGGTGGCGCAGCATCCGACGATCTCGCCGTCCTGCTCGACGTACCACTGCCGGCGGCGCTGCTCCGGGGTGGAGCGCAGCATCGGCAGCAGGGATTCGGCGGTGCGGAACGCGTCGGTGCGCCCCGTGGTCTCGTGCAGCGACGTGTTGCGCACGTCGGCGTACGCGCGGATGAGCGGGGTGGGCCCCGCGTCCGCCCGAGCCGGAAGCTCGAGCGGACGCAGGGTCGCCCCGGCGGGAAGCGGAACGATCACGGCGTCCTTCTCTCAGCGCAGCTGACGCTGCAGGTCGTAGGTGAGCAGGATCATCGCCTCGCGCTGGCTGAGGGCGAGGCGCGCGCTCTCGTGCCGCTCCGCGTGCTCCTGCACGCGGATCTCCTGCCGCTGGACGGCACGGATGCTGCGCTGCAGCCAGAGACCGATGCGAAGGGTGAGGCGCTCGGCGGGCGTCAGCCGCTGCCGATCGTCCCGGTCGGGGATGGTGAGGATCTGACGATCCCCGGTATCCGGCGGGTGGGTCGTGCTCCGGTTGAGCCGCCCGGTGGTGTCGTCCAGGGAACGCACGGTGGTGTTCACGATGTGTCCTTCAGGTGGTGATGGGTGCGAGAGGTCGCAGACGGATGCCGAGGTGCGCCGGAACGGCGGTCGCCGGGCATCCGGGGGAAGGCCCTGAGGCGACCGCAGCGGATGCGGAGCGCCCGGTGGGCGGGGAGGGCGGCCGCTCAGAAGGCGGACGCGCGGATCGGTGTCCGGACGAGAGATCCGGAGACGGTCGGGCGGCGGTGGTGCGCTGCTAGCAAACGGTGCTGAGCGCGTGGAGGCCGCGGACGCCGGCGGAGGTCACCGCGAGCGCACGGTATCGCGCTGTCACGTGCGTCGCGTTCCAGCCGGTGTGGCGGGCGTCGAGCTTCGTGATCATCATCGGTTACCTCCTTTCAGGCGATCGAGCAGTCACGCTAGCGGGGTTTCCGTCGGCGCGTCAAGCATCCTCATGATTCATCGGCGTGTCGGAAGCTGCGCGAACAGGCTCCCGCCCGCGCGGGATCCCGGCCCGGGACGGCCGTTCGGGTAGCGTATGCACGTGATTCTCCCGATCGTGAAGGCGCCGGCATGCACCTGAAGAGCCTGACGTTGAAGGGCTTCAAGTCCTTCGCGCAGCCCACGACCTTCGTCTTCGAACCCGGGGTCACCTGCATCGTCGGGCCCAACGGCTCCGGCAAGTCGAACGTCGTCGACGCGCTCGCCTGGGTGATGGGGGAGCAGGGAGCCAAGACCCTGCGCGGCGGCAAGATGGAGGACGTCATCTTCGCCGGCACCTCCACGCGCGGACCGCTCGGGCGCGCCGAGGTGCAGCTCACGATCGACAACAGCGACGGCGCGCTGCCGATCGAGTACTCCGAGGTGACGATCAGCCGCACCCTGTTCCGCAACGGGTCCAGCGAGTACGCCATCAACGGCTCCAACTGCCGGCTGCTGGACGTGCAGGAGCTGCTCAGCGACTCCGGCCTGGGGCGGGAGATGCACGTCATCGTCGGTCAGGGCCGGCTGGACACCGTGCTGCAGGCCTCGCCCGAGGACCGCCGCGGGTTCATCGAGGAGGCCGCCGGCATCCTCAAGCACCGCCGCCGCAAGGAGAAGACCCTCCGCAAGCTCGAGGCGATGGAGACCAACCTCACCCGCCTCAGCGATCTCGCCGGCGAGATCCGGCGTCAGCTGAAGCCGCTGGGGCGCCAGGCGGAGATCGCCCGCGAGGCGCAGACCATCGCCGCCGTGGTGCGCGACGCGAAGGCGCGCCTGTTCGCCGACGACGTGGTCGCGCTGCGGACCGCACTCGCCGATCACACCCGCACCGAGCACGAGCGCCACACCGAGCGGCTGGTGCTGTCCGAGCAGCTCGACGGAGTGCGCGCCGCCATCCAGCGGCTCGAGCGCGAGCAGAACTCCGCCGCCGTGGACGAGGCGCGCCGCGTCGCCTTCGGCCTCGAGCAGGTGCAGGAGCGGATGCGGGGGCTGTTCACGCTCGCGAACCAGCGCCTCGCGCTGCTGGGCTCCGAGGACGACGACGCCGTCACCGCCATCACGGTCACGCAGGACACCATCGACGAGGCGAAGGCGGAGATCTCGCGGATCTCGGAAGGGCTCGGCGACGCACAGGATGCCGCGGCGCAGGCCAGCCGCGAGGTGATGCAGGCCCGTGCCGAGCTGGACACCCTCGACGTGGACATCGCCGAGCAGAGCGCCCTCGTCTCCGAGTACGACATGCGGCTGACCGCCCTGCGCGGCAACGCCGACGCCGCGGCATCCGCCCTCGCCGCCGTCCGCGGCGCGGTGCTGCGGCAGGAGAACGCCCTGGAGGCCGCGCACACCCGGCGTCGGGAGGCCGCGGAGGCGCTCGAGGCCATCGAGGACGCCGAGGCACCGGAGGGAACCGCGGCCGAGCACGCGGCCGCCTACGAGGACGCGCAGAAGCGTCTCACCGCGGCGGAGGCCGAGCGCGACGCGCTCCGCGAGCGGCTGCACGAGGCGGAGCGCGAGGCGGATGCCCTCACCGCCAAGGCCGCGGCGCTGAGCAGCGCCCTGGCGCTCTCGGGCGGCGCGGCCGAGATCGTCGCGAACGGCGGGAGCGGCGTGCGCGGACTGGTCGGCGACGCCGTCCAGGTGCGGGCGGGCTTCGAGGCGGCCGTCGCCGCGGTGCTCGGCCCGCTCGCGGAGGGCGTGCTGGTGGACCGCGCCGAAGACGCGTTCGCTCTGGTCGCCGGCGCCCGCGGGATGGTCGACTTCGTGATCGCGGAGGCCGGCGCAGCTTCGCCGTCGCTGCCGGAGATCCCCGGCACCGTCCCGGCGGTCGAGGTCGCCACCGCTCCGCCGGGGGTTCAGGCGATCCTGTCCCACGTGCTGGTCGCCGACGACCTGGATGCCGCCCGCCGCGCCCACGCCGCGCTGACCGCGGCGGGGGACGGGACGACCACGATCGTGACGCGGACGGGCGAGGTGGTCACCGCGCACACCGTCCGCGCCGGTTCCGGCGAGACGTCCCGCCTGGAGCTGGCCGCGGAGCGGGATGCCGCGGCCGAGCGTCTCGACGAGGTCCGCGTCATCGTCGACAGCCTCCGCGAGGCGCGCACCGAGGCCACCGAACGGGTCGAGGAGACACGGCGCGAGGCGAAGGAGGCCCTGCGCGCGCTGCGTGAGCACGATGCGGCCCTCGCCGCCCACGCCGAGCAGGTGAACCGGATCACGGTGCGGCATGAGGCGGCGGTCGCCGAGTGTGAGCGTCTCGAGGCCGGGCTTCGTCAGGCGCAGTCGGCGGTGGCGGATGCCGAGGCGGCGGCTGCGAGGGCGAAGGCCGAGCTCGAGGAAGCCGAGTCCACGCCGCGCCCCGTGCTTGACGCCTCCGCACGGGACGGGCTGCTGGAGGCGCTCGAGGCCGCGCGGGAGGGCGAGGTGCGCGCGCGGCTGGAGATCGAGACGCTCCGCGAGCGGGTGCGGGCCGCGCAGGCCCGGGTCGCCGCTCTGGAGCGTCAGCGCGAGCAGGAGCGGGCCGCCGCCGAGGAGGCCGCCCGCCGTGCGGTGATCCGCCGGGCGCAGCGCGCGGCCGCATCCGGCGTGGCCGAGGAGCTGCCTCGGGTGCTCGACTCGCTCGACCGTTCGGTCACCGAGGCGCGCGTCGCCCTCGCGGAGGCTGAGGCGGCGCGCAGCGCGCACAACGAGGAGCTCACCGCCTTGCGCGCGCAGGAGACCTCGCTGCGCGAGCGGCTCGCCGGCCTCACCGAGAGTGTGCACGGCCTCGAGCTGCAGATCCACGAGAAGAAGCTGCACCTGAACAGCCTGCTGGAGCGGGTCGCCTCCGAGCTCGCCCTCGATGAGGACGTTCTCGTCGCGGAATACGGCCCTGATCAGCCGGTTCCTCGCGACCCGGGTGCCGAGGACGGCTCCGAGGACACCGCGATCCCGTTCGATCGGCGGATCCAGGAGCGACGCCTGAAGGACGCCGAGCGCAAGCTCGCGCAGCTCGGCCGGGTGAACCCGCTCGCCCTGGAGGAGTTCGCCGCGCTCGAACAGCGGCACGCCTTCCTCACCGAGCAGCTCGCGGACCTGACCAAGACCCGGCAGGACCTGCTCACGATCATCGCCGAGCTCGACGAGCGGATGCAGACGATCTTCGCCGCGGCGTTCGAGGACACCAAGCAGGCGTTCGGCGAGGTCTTCCCGCTGCTGTTCCCGGGCGGCTCCGGCAGCATCTCGCTCACGAACCCGGACGACATGCTCACCACCGGCATCGAGGTCGCGGTGCGGCCGGTCGGCAAGAAGATCGAACGGCTGTCGCTGCTCTCCGGCGGCGAGCGGTCGCTGGCGGCGGTGGCTCTTCTCGTGGCGATCTTCAAGGCGCGGCCGAGCCCGTTCTACATCCTGGACGAGGTCGAGGCCGCGCTCGACGATGCCAACCTGGGGCGTCTGCTGACGGTTTTCGAGCAGCTGCGGGAGAGCTCGCAGCTGCTGATCATCACGCACCAGAAGCGCACCATGGAGATCGCCGACGCCCTCTACGGGGTGTCCATGCGGCAGGACGGCGTCTCCGCCGTGGTCGGCCAGCGGGTCGGCGACCGCGCCGCCGCCTCCTGACCCCCGCCTCCCGACCCCGCCGAGTCCCGACCCCCGCCGCCGCCCGCTCGTCGAGCGCCCTTCGACAGGCTCAGGCGCCGCGCTCCAGCCAGACGAAACGTCCATGCCCGCGTGCGAACGCACCCTAGGCTGGAGTCATGGCGGAGAAGTCCTGGTCCCTCGGCCGCGCGTTGCGCGGCATGTTCGTCAAGCCCACGATCGACGAGACTACGTGGGAGGACCTCGAGACCGCGCTGATCACGGCCGACTTCGGGCCTGACATCACCGAGCAGCTCCTGGACGAGCTGCGCGAGAAGGTCGACCGGTACCGCACCACCGACCCGCGCGACCTGCAGCGGATGCTGCGCGAGACGCTCGAGGAGCGGTTCGCCAGGTTCGACACCACGCTGAAGCTCTCCGAGCGGCCGGCGGTCGTGCTCGTCGTCGGCGTGAACGGCGTCGGGAAGACCACCACGATCGGCAAGTTCACGAAGTTCCTGCGCGGCTACCAGCGCAGCGTCGTTGTCGGCGGGGCCGACACCTTCCGCGCCGCCGCCGTCGACCAGCTGGCCACCTGGGCCCAGCGCGCCGGTGCGGCGATGGTCCGACCGCAGCACGAGGGGCAGGACCCGGCCTCCGTGGCGTATCAGACCGTCGAGTACGCCAAGCAGCACGGCATCGAGATCGCGATCATCGACACCGCCGGCCGCCTGCACACGAAGGGCGGGCTGATGGACGAGCTGTCCAAGGTGCGCCGTGTCATCGAGAAGCAGGCGCCGATCAGCGAGGTGCTGCTCGTGCTGGACGCCACCACGGGCCAGAACGGGGTGCTCCAGGCGGAGGCGTTCCTGCAGCACGCCGGCGTCACCGGACTCGTGATCACAAAGCTCGACGGGTCCGCGAAGGGCGGCTTCGTGCTGGCCGTGCAGGAGCGCACCGGCATCCCCGTGAAGCTGCTCGGACAGGGCGAGGGCATCGACGACCTCACCGGATTCACGCCGCACGTGTTCGTCCAGTCGCTGGTCGGCGCGTAGGGCTACCGTCCCGGGCATGCGGCTGGTTTCATAGCGATATGGCGATCGAGCACGACTACTTCGGAGTCCTCTCCTCCGGTCCGGACGGGTCGATCTTCTGGACCGAGCGGGTCGAGTTCGGCGATCAGTCGGTCACCGTCGACCTGACCGCGCCGGACCAGGAGGACGTGTCGCCGGAGGCGCTCGATGTCGCCGCCGCGCTCATCGCTGGTCTCGAGCACGTGGACGCCGTCGCCCGCCGCAGCATGCTCTCCGAGGTCGACGAACGCACCAGCGAGGTGACCGAGTACATCCTCCAGCAGCAGGAGGCCTACGGCGAGGAGCTCACCGCGGTGCTCGTGGACGTCAGCGGGGATGCCGCGGTCGACATCATCCGCTCGCTGCGCCTGATGAGCATGACGATCCTCGCCGACGAGCACGGGGGTTCGGAGCCGTTCGCGGTGCTCGAGTACGCCCTCGACGCGGATGCCACCGACGACGTCCTTCTGGTGAACCTCGGCTCCGACGGCTCGGTCCAGTCCGTGATGAGCGCCGACTGAGGTCGAGCGGACGCTGAGCGTGTCGAAGCGTCGCCCGACCCTTCGACACGCTCAGGGTCCGGCCCCCGGTCGTGGAGCGAGGACCGCCGCCCCCCGGTCGTCGAGCGAGCACCGCCGCAGGCGGAGCGAGACGAAACGCCTCTCAGACCGCCTGCGCGAACCCCTGCTCCACGCCTTCCGCGATGTGCGCGAGGTGCGGCGGGATCTCCCGGCCCTTGGACAGCATCGACTGCGCCCACAGCCGCCCCGCCCGGTAGGACGAGCGCACCAGGGGCCCGGCGAGCACGCCGAGGAACCCGATCCGCTCGGCCTCCTCCTTGAACTCGACGAACTCGGCCGGCTTCACCCAGCGCGCCACCGGCAGGTGCCGCGGCGAGGGCCGCAGGTACTGGGTGATCGTGATGATGTCGCATCCGGCCTCGTGGAGGTCGTGCAGCGCCTGCACGACCTCCTCCGGCTCCTCGCCCATGCCGAGGATGAGATTCGACTTCGTGATCAGCCCCGCCTCGTGGCCCTGGGTGATCACGTTGAGCGAGCGCTCGTACTTGAACGCCGGGCGGATGCGCTTGAAGATCCGCGGCACCGTCTCGACGTTGTGGGCGAACACCTCGGGCCGGGCGTCGAAGATCTGGCCGAGGAACGCCGGGTCCGCGTTGTGCTCGTTCGCGAGCAGCTCGACGCCGGTGTTCGGGTTGAGTTCGTGGATCTTGCGGACGGTCTCCGCGTTCAGCCAGGCGCCGGTGTCGGGCAGGTCGTCGCGGGCGACGCTGGTGACCGTCGCGTACCGCAGTCCCATCCGGCGCACGCTCTCAGCGACGCGGCGCGGTTCGTCGGTGTCGTACTCGGCGGGCTTGCCGGTGTCGATCTGGCAGAAGTCGCAGCGGCGCGTGCACTGCGAGCCGCCGATGAGGAAGGTCGCCTCGCGGTCCTCCCAGCACTCGTAGATGTTCGGGCAGCCGGCCTCCTGGCACACCGTGTGCAGGTCCTCGTCCTTCACCAGGGTGTGCAGCGCCTTGTACTCCGGGCCCATCTTCGCCTTGGTGCGGATCCACTCCGGCTTCCGCTCGATCGGCGTCTGCGCGTTCCGCACCTCGAGGCGCAGGAGCTTGCGTCCCTCCGGAGCGGCGCTCATGCGGCCACCTCCGTCGCGTACTCGGCGGTGAAGGCGGCGGAGACCGCGTCGACCAGGTCGGCGGGGGAGACCGCGCGTCCGCTCACCTCGCTGACGGTGGTGACACCGGCATCCGTGATCCCGCACGGGATGATGCCGCGGAACGCGGCGAGCGAGTTGTCGCAGTTCACCGCGAAACCGTGCATGGTGACGCCCTGCTGCACGCGCACGCCGATCGCGGCGACCTTGTCCTCGGACAACGGCCGGCGCACCCAGACGCCGCTACGGCCCTCGACCTGGTAGCCGTCCACGCCGAACGGGCGGAGCACCTCGATCAGCAGCCGCTCCAGGCGCCGCACGTGCGCGACGACGTCCATGGGCTCCGGCAGGCGCACGATCGGGTAGCCGACGAGCTGTCCCGGCCCGTGCCACGTGATCTTGCCTCCGCGGTCGACGTCGACCACGGGCGTCCCGTCCTTCGGGCGCTCGTGCGGCTCGGTGCGCTTGCCGGCGGTGTACACCGCCTCGTGCTCCAGGAGCAGCAGCGTGTCGGGACGGCTTCCCTCCACGACCTCGCGGTGGATGCGGCGCTGCAGATCCCATCCGTCGAGGTAGGGGACGAAATCGGGAGCGAGGCCTGCGATCTGGATGTCGATCATGACCGTCCTTCGAGTTGTTGGATGCAGTCCAAGAAAAGACCGGTCACCACCTTACGCCTGTTCGGATCGCGGTGCGACGCGGCACGCGCGCGGTACGGGCCCGGGGTAAGGTGACGCCTATGGAATCGGTGTCCCGGGCCGGTAGGCCGCGCGCATCCTCTCGCGAGACGCTCGCCGAGGCCGCATGCGAGCTGTTCCTGGAGCAGGGCTATGACGCCACCGCCATCGTGGACATCACCCGCCGGGCCGGAGTCAGCCGCTCGAGCTTCTTCAACTACTTCGCCTCGAAGAGCGACGTGCTGTGGTCGGGCCTGGACGCCCGGATCGACCAGGTGCTCGTCGCGCTGGCATCCCTGGGCACGGAGGCCACCGGGGAGCGCGTGGCCGATGCCCTGCGGTACATCGTCGAGGACTTCGCACCGGACCCGCTCGCGCTCGCGTTCCGGAACGCCGGGGCGATGGGGCTGGAGGAGGAGCTGCTGCGCGACACGGGACTGCGTCAGGCGCGGATCGCCGGTGCCGTGGCCGCCGCCGCCCGGAGCGCCGGCATCGGCATCATCCCCGCGGACATCCTCGGGGCCGCCTACGCCGCCGCCGTGCTCTCCTCGCTGCGCGTGTGGGCGGAGCAGGGGGCCGGCCAGGCGTCGCTCGAGGCGCAGTTCGACGAGGCGCTGCGCAGCATCCACCAGTTGCCCTGGGAGTAGGTCGGATGCCGGAGAGGGGGGAGGCGCCGCTCGCGTAGAATCGGAGGCACCATGGCTACCTTTGGCACGCTCTCCGACCGGCTCACCGAGACCTTCCGTAACCTGCGCACGAAGGGAAAGCTGAGCCCCGCCGACGTCGACGGCACCGTCCGCGAGATCCGGCGTGCCCTGCTCGATGCCGACGTCGCCCTCACGGTGGTCAAGGACTTCACGGCCAAGGTGCGCGAGCGCGCCCTGGGCGACGAGGTGAACAAGGCCCTGAACCCGGCCCAGCAGGTCGTGCAGATCGTGAATGAGGAGCTCATCGCGATCCTCGGCGGCGAGCAGCGCCGGCTCGAGTTCGCGAAGACCCCGCCGACGGTGATCATGCTCGCCGGACTCCAGGGCTCCGGCAAGACGACGTTCGCCGGCAAGCTCGCCAAGCAGCTCGAGTCGGAGGGCCACACCCCGCTGCTCGTCGCTGCCGACCTGCAGCGCCCGAACGCGGTCACCCAGCTGCAGGTCGTCGCCGAGCGCGCCGGCGCCGCCGTGTACGCCCCCGAGCCCGGCAACGGCGTCGGAGACCCGATCCGCGTCGCACGGGACGGCGTGGAGCACGCACGCCGCCACCTGCACGACGTGGTCATCATCGACACCGCCGGCCGCCTCGGCGTCGACGCCGAGCTGATGAAGCAGGCATCCGACATCCGCAAGGCGACCAACCCCGACGAGGTGCTGTTCGTCATCGACGCGATGATCGGTCAGGACGCGGTCAACACGGCCAAGGCCTTCCAGGAGGGCGTGGACTTCACCGGCGTCGTCCTGTCCAAGCTCGACGGCGACGCCCGCGGCGGCGCGGCGCTCTCGGTGGCATCGGTCACCGGGCGCCCGATCATCTTCGCGTCGACGGGGGAGAACCTCGACGACCTCGAGCCGTTCCACCCCGACCGGATGGCGAGCCGCATCCTCGACCTCGGTGACATCCTCACGCTCATCGAGCAGGCGCAGCAGGCCTTCGACGAGGAGGAGGCGCGCAAGGTCGCCGAGAAGCTCGCGAACGAGGCCTTCACGCTGGAGGACTTCCTCGACCAGCTTCAGCAGATGAAGAAGATGGGCTCGATGAAGAAGATGCTCGGGATGCTCCCGGGCATGGGCCAGATGAAGCAGCAGCTGGAGGACTTCGACGAGCGCGAGATCGACCGTACCGAGGCGATCATCCGTTCCATGACGCCCGCCGAGCGCCGTAACCCGAAGATCCTCAACGGCTCGCGCCGTCTGCGCATCGCACGAGGCTCGGGCATGACCGTGACCGACGTCAACCAGCTCGTGCAGCGCTTCGAGCAGGCGGCGAAGATGATGAAGACCGTCGCCCGCGGCGGCATGCCGAACATCCCCGGCATGGGCCCGATGCCCGGCATGGGCCGCCCGGGCGCGTCCGCGAAGCGCGGCGGCAAGAAGGGCAAGGCCAAGAGCGGCTCCCGCTCCGGCAACCCGGCCAAGCGCGCCGCGGAGAACGCCGGCCTCGCCGCTGCACCGGCGAACCCGACCGGCTCCGGATTCGGCCTGGGGGGAGGTGCGGCCGCGGGCGGCCCTACCGAGGCCGACCTCGCCGAGATCCAGAAGCTCTTCGGCAAGCGCTGAGCTGCTGTGCCACTGACGTCGAAGGGCGGGCCCGGAGCATCCGGACCCGCCCTTCGTGGATCAGCCGTCGTGCGTGATCAGCGAGGATCAGCCACCCCGGCGCCGATCACTTCACGTCGTCGTCGACCCAGTCCATCGACTTCGTCACGGCCTTGCGCCACAGCCGCAGCTGACGGTCGCGCTCGGCCTCGTCCATGCTCGGCTCCCAGCGCTTGTCCTCCTGCCAGTTGGCAGACAGGTCGTCCAGGCCGTTCCAGAAGCCGATCGCGAGTCCCGCTGCGTAGGCCGCACCCAGCGCGGTCGTCTCGGCGACCTTCGGCCGCACCACCGGCACGCCGAGGACGTCCGCCTGGAACTGCATCAGCGCGTCGTTCGCGACCATGCCGCCGTCGACCTTCAGCTCGGTGAGGTCCACCCCGGCATCCGCGTTCACCGCGTCGAGCACGTCGCGGGTCTGGAAGGCGACGGCCTCCAGGGCGGCGCGGGCGATGTGGTTCTTGTTCGCGTAGCGGGTCAGACCCACGATCGCGCCGCGGGCATCCGGCCGCCAGTACGGCGCGAACAGCCCCGAGAAGGCCGGGACGATGTACACGCCGCCGTTGTCCTCCACCTGCCGGGCGAGCTCCTCCACCTCCGGGGCGGAGGAGATGATGCCCAGCTGGTCGCGCAGCCACTGGATGAGCGACCCGGTCAC
This window encodes:
- a CDS encoding GNAT family N-acetyltransferase, coding for MTTLAEELTIAPLTVPAALDAADAADFLAYAELNRRVCAHDAGLPELAPSAQEMLPDWLDATDRLQLGFVARRQGRLVGVASMTLAQEDGSTTGESDVLIEPDAWSTAWGPRAAAALLAALEDEARRRGRTSLQTWTLHRPGSADRTLIPATGWGRVAATELSETLESAGYRLEQVERNSEFDLQGDTAGLEKRLASALASAGPDYRVVAWTLPTPPEHQDGYAQVLSRLATDVPSGDLAIDEERWDAARVRRRDRRFADSGQTVSVAAVQHVPTSALVAYNELVIGPDLTGVTHQFGTLVRKEHRGHRLGTIVKCANLLRWRSIAPASPKVSTFNAEENRPMLDINEALGFVPVSYTGAWQKRLS
- a CDS encoding GNAT family N-acetyltransferase; this translates as MIVPLPAGATLRPLELPARADAGPTPLIRAYADVRNTSLHETTGRTDAFRTAESLLPMLRSTPEQRRRQWYVEQDGEIVGCCATTILLDDGGDTGMIGIALLRRVWDQGIGGAVLAHVEAELRAAGVRRLLNWTEHAETAGADVDRLPSPTGYGSVPHDHAARFLLRHGYRLEQVERISRFIWTGDSVAHLQRLLDEARSHAPGYGIVQWMLPTPPARLDGYALLKSRMSTDVPDADLDMPAEAWDADRVRRHDDLYAVRGSSVLVTAAEEVATGRLCAFNELAITADHTTATQQEDTLVLAEHRSRRLGMLVKTAGLLTWRERFPESPYVITANAEENRPMLSINEAIGFTPIAYEGAWKKELT
- the smc gene encoding chromosome segregation protein SMC; translated protein: MHLKSLTLKGFKSFAQPTTFVFEPGVTCIVGPNGSGKSNVVDALAWVMGEQGAKTLRGGKMEDVIFAGTSTRGPLGRAEVQLTIDNSDGALPIEYSEVTISRTLFRNGSSEYAINGSNCRLLDVQELLSDSGLGREMHVIVGQGRLDTVLQASPEDRRGFIEEAAGILKHRRRKEKTLRKLEAMETNLTRLSDLAGEIRRQLKPLGRQAEIAREAQTIAAVVRDAKARLFADDVVALRTALADHTRTEHERHTERLVLSEQLDGVRAAIQRLEREQNSAAVDEARRVAFGLEQVQERMRGLFTLANQRLALLGSEDDDAVTAITVTQDTIDEAKAEISRISEGLGDAQDAAAQASREVMQARAELDTLDVDIAEQSALVSEYDMRLTALRGNADAAASALAAVRGAVLRQENALEAAHTRRREAAEALEAIEDAEAPEGTAAEHAAAYEDAQKRLTAAEAERDALRERLHEAEREADALTAKAAALSSALALSGGAAEIVANGGSGVRGLVGDAVQVRAGFEAAVAAVLGPLAEGVLVDRAEDAFALVAGARGMVDFVIAEAGAASPSLPEIPGTVPAVEVATAPPGVQAILSHVLVADDLDAARRAHAALTAAGDGTTTIVTRTGEVVTAHTVRAGSGETSRLELAAERDAAAERLDEVRVIVDSLREARTEATERVEETRREAKEALRALREHDAALAAHAEQVNRITVRHEAAVAECERLEAGLRQAQSAVADAEAAAARAKAELEEAESTPRPVLDASARDGLLEALEAAREGEVRARLEIETLRERVRAAQARVAALERQREQERAAAEEAARRAVIRRAQRAAASGVAEELPRVLDSLDRSVTEARVALAEAEAARSAHNEELTALRAQETSLRERLAGLTESVHGLELQIHEKKLHLNSLLERVASELALDEDVLVAEYGPDQPVPRDPGAEDGSEDTAIPFDRRIQERRLKDAERKLAQLGRVNPLALEEFAALEQRHAFLTEQLADLTKTRQDLLTIIAELDERMQTIFAAAFEDTKQAFGEVFPLLFPGGSGSISLTNPDDMLTTGIEVAVRPVGKKIERLSLLSGGERSLAAVALLVAIFKARPSPFYILDEVEAALDDANLGRLLTVFEQLRESSQLLIITHQKRTMEIADALYGVSMRQDGVSAVVGQRVGDRAAAS
- the ftsY gene encoding signal recognition particle-docking protein FtsY, with amino-acid sequence MAEKSWSLGRALRGMFVKPTIDETTWEDLETALITADFGPDITEQLLDELREKVDRYRTTDPRDLQRMLRETLEERFARFDTTLKLSERPAVVLVVGVNGVGKTTTIGKFTKFLRGYQRSVVVGGADTFRAAAVDQLATWAQRAGAAMVRPQHEGQDPASVAYQTVEYAKQHGIEIAIIDTAGRLHTKGGLMDELSKVRRVIEKQAPISEVLLVLDATTGQNGVLQAEAFLQHAGVTGLVITKLDGSAKGGFVLAVQERTGIPVKLLGQGEGIDDLTGFTPHVFVQSLVGA
- a CDS encoding DUF2004 domain-containing protein — encoded protein: MAIEHDYFGVLSSGPDGSIFWTERVEFGDQSVTVDLTAPDQEDVSPEALDVAAALIAGLEHVDAVARRSMLSEVDERTSEVTEYILQQQEAYGEELTAVLVDVSGDAAVDIIRSLRLMSMTILADEHGGSEPFAVLEYALDADATDDVLLVNLGSDGSVQSVMSAD